In one Corallococcus sp. EGB genomic region, the following are encoded:
- a CDS encoding GGDEF domain-containing protein — MSGDQTRVTKISSLTPGPERGTECCLVQIHGPELGKKYVLEETEFTIGRDQHNHIVVDLDNVSRRHARIWGRQGKMFVEDLQSTNGTYLNDREVLQAQPLRSGDLVKVGGSIFKFLDGDNIETQYHETIYTLTIADGLTGINNKRYFLEYLEREMGRSHRYQRTLSLMMFDIDHFKQINDVHGHLAGDYVLRELAQSIKRLVRREQCFARYGGEEFAIVMPEDGPDKARLFAEKIRKLVEDKRFAFEDKDIPVTISIGVAEVASEMSEPSQFIKVADANLYKAKKSGRNRVVG; from the coding sequence ACCGAGTGCTGCCTCGTGCAGATCCACGGCCCTGAGCTGGGCAAGAAGTACGTGCTGGAAGAGACCGAGTTCACCATCGGCCGCGACCAGCACAACCACATCGTGGTGGACCTGGACAACGTGTCCCGCCGCCACGCGCGCATCTGGGGCCGGCAGGGGAAGATGTTCGTGGAGGACCTCCAGTCCACCAACGGCACCTACCTCAACGACCGGGAGGTGCTCCAGGCGCAGCCCCTGCGCAGCGGGGACCTGGTGAAGGTGGGCGGCTCCATCTTCAAGTTCCTCGATGGCGACAACATCGAGACCCAGTACCACGAGACCATCTACACGCTGACCATCGCGGACGGCCTCACCGGCATCAACAACAAGCGCTACTTCCTGGAGTACCTGGAGCGGGAGATGGGCCGCTCGCACCGGTACCAGCGCACGCTGTCGTTGATGATGTTCGACATCGACCACTTCAAGCAGATCAACGACGTGCACGGCCACCTGGCCGGCGACTACGTGCTGCGCGAGCTGGCCCAGTCCATCAAGCGGCTGGTGCGCCGTGAGCAGTGCTTCGCGCGCTACGGCGGCGAGGAGTTCGCCATCGTCATGCCGGAGGACGGGCCGGACAAGGCGCGCCTGTTCGCGGAGAAGATCCGCAAGCTGGTGGAGGACAAGCGCTTCGCCTTCGAGGACAAGGACATCCCGGTCACCATCTCCATTGGCGTGGCGGAGGTCGCCTCGGAGATGTCGGAGCCGTCCCAGTTCATCAAGGTGGCGGACGCGAACCTCTACAAGGCCAAGAAGTCGGGCCGCAACCGCGTGGTGGGCTGA
- a CDS encoding NAD-dependent epimerase/dehydratase family protein produces the protein MKLLVTGGTGFLGTHLVPKLVAAGHDVRLIARSKPSGPAFAKTEVRQGDLKDRDAVRRALEGVDAVYHLAGLVSFQNKDARRMYELHVDCTRELLRDVREAGIQRVILGSTSGTIAVSKEDRVGTEEDDYPITTVAHWPYYLSKIYEEKLALEYCRKHSIPLVVLNPSLLMGPGDDRLSSTWTVVKFLNREIPSMPGGGISFVDARDAADAFAQALTKGELYGRHLMGVNMAMPDFFDRLQRLTGVPAPRMKLPREVNIWGGKLLEQVAKWRGVTSKLDPQEVEIGEHFFYLEPAKAERELGFKARDAHETLLDTVQYIYSKMPPGSLPGTRGRLAESREGT, from the coding sequence GTGAAGCTGCTCGTCACCGGAGGCACGGGATTCCTGGGCACGCACCTGGTGCCCAAGCTGGTGGCCGCGGGCCACGACGTGCGCCTCATCGCGCGCTCGAAGCCGTCAGGCCCCGCGTTCGCGAAGACGGAAGTGCGCCAGGGCGACCTGAAGGACCGGGACGCCGTGCGCCGCGCGCTGGAGGGCGTGGACGCCGTCTACCACCTGGCGGGGCTCGTCTCCTTCCAGAACAAGGACGCGCGGCGGATGTACGAGCTGCACGTGGACTGCACGCGCGAGCTCCTGCGCGACGTGCGTGAAGCGGGCATCCAGCGCGTCATCCTGGGCTCCACCTCCGGCACCATCGCGGTGTCGAAGGAGGACCGCGTGGGCACGGAGGAGGATGACTACCCCATCACCACCGTGGCCCACTGGCCCTACTACCTGTCGAAAATCTACGAGGAGAAGCTGGCGCTGGAGTACTGCCGCAAGCACTCCATCCCGCTGGTGGTGCTCAACCCCAGCCTGCTGATGGGGCCCGGGGATGACCGCCTGTCCTCCACCTGGACGGTGGTGAAGTTCCTCAACCGGGAGATTCCGTCCATGCCCGGCGGCGGCATCTCCTTCGTGGACGCGCGCGACGCGGCGGACGCCTTCGCGCAGGCGCTCACGAAGGGTGAGCTCTACGGCCGCCACCTGATGGGCGTGAACATGGCCATGCCGGACTTCTTCGACCGGCTCCAGCGCCTCACCGGCGTGCCCGCCCCGCGCATGAAGCTGCCGCGCGAGGTGAACATCTGGGGCGGCAAGCTGCTGGAGCAGGTGGCGAAGTGGCGCGGCGTCACGTCCAAGCTCGACCCGCAGGAGGTCGAGATTGGCGAGCACTTCTTCTACCTGGAGCCCGCCAAGGCCGAGCGCGAGCTGGGCTTCAAGGCGCGCGACGCGCACGAGACGCTGCTCGACACCGTCCAGTACATCTATTCGAAGATGCCGCCCGGAAGCCTCCCCGGCACCCGCGGCCGGCTGGCCGAGTCGCGCGAAGGCACCTGA
- a CDS encoding AMP-binding protein, with protein sequence MATLPSLDVTRVFTGKRIVFVGTTGFVGKVTLSMLLTHYGDVLDRVYVIVRKGSAASAERRFFDKVAPSEPFQPLRDRLGDEGAMAFIQQKCTILDGDITDPLVGLEEAQVAALTGQVHAIVNCAGLVSFNPSLEVGLNVNTHGVKNAVDLALRWSVPLIHMSTAFVVGNRSGLVFEDEPVLGYFPKQGEMDGRDFSLEQELQDAEKIVARLREQADDKALTSLFRQKALDRLEEEGRDATDEKTLRLAVGRERKLWLSGELVRAGMERAQHWGWPNTYTYAKHLGEQVMAGTPGLRYSIVRPSIVESAAHFPFPGWNEGFTTSAPLAYAGIKGQRGIPAGDHAILDIIPVDQVAGATLGITAHAMQVEERRVYNLASGDVNPFLASRSVELVGLYRRRYYRNRETGNSLVNALRSRIEPQPVSKQEFQLLSAPMLAKGAKLLKKAMEEVRPAWGAPRVQAMMDKARIALDEVESQADSLTGLIDLFLPFLWENRYVFRCDNTRSVYERMAPADRAKIDWAPERIDWREYFLGTHLPGLEKWVFPGLDEEREKRTAIPAHRDLLELFEATVHAYRHRVAFRMAAGEKEERFTFGEVHRYAARVGSYLMAQGIKRGDRVLLVSENRPEWAISYFGILRAGATAVPVDPSLTEAEVVNIAKRAAARQCLVSEQAAEDFPGLFAALGEGVGVASLAEAMTGDPAYPDRIGPVRKSAAADDVASVIFTSGTTGTPKGVMLTHRNFASLVAKLAGAFDVGVGDGVLSVLPLHHTFEFSAGFLTPFMRGAEITYIDELTSDRLGDVFETGRVTAMIGVPALWQLLHRKITQEMAARPPVVEQALKALMAANGELRNRSSLNLGKLLFWPVHRKFGGRVKVLVSGGSALSEEVHQAFHALGFTMREGYGLTEAAPVLAVSEATNKRVKGTVGKALPGIEFKVLNPDNDGIGEVLAKGPNVMAGYFGDREATEAVVKDGWLHTGDLGRMDDEGRLYLMGRAKDVIVDANGKNVYPDELEELYQEHEHIKELSIVGLPDEAGGEKVACLCVPDFKDRPREEVRHELEEHFRKVSAGMPFYRRVKVLRFWDGELPRTSTRKVKRKRVVEELQRLDRVAASAGRVKEKAQAAPTTGGVSDWLYPLIAEVCHRPVTDVRPDAQLIGDLGFDSLMLTEMSVALEGAGVPLPAIEDLTQVQTVEDLRKLVVASGRRPSQETRARDIKKEAERAEEAEIPVPEAVSALGRQLLSFGQKVLYGGVFDVKVTGKTFIPQNRNFLVIANHASHLDAGLVRVVLGDQGERLVSLAARDYFFDTPLKRAWFENFTHLIPIDRQGSLRESLRVAGEALRQGFNVLIFPEGTRSKTGELMEFKPTLGYLSLTYGVDVLPLYIHGAYEALPKGSMFPKTKELEVHVGPALEYASLKARAQGMARSEGYRYVTHIAEEAVRALRAGKVLDLEQVGADRDFTPPARALPEGKDA encoded by the coding sequence ATGGCCACGCTTCCCTCGCTGGACGTCACCCGGGTCTTCACCGGCAAGCGCATCGTCTTCGTCGGCACCACCGGCTTCGTGGGCAAGGTGACGCTGTCGATGTTGCTGACCCACTACGGCGACGTGCTGGACCGGGTCTACGTCATCGTGCGCAAGGGCAGCGCCGCGTCCGCGGAGCGCCGCTTCTTCGACAAGGTGGCGCCCAGCGAGCCCTTCCAGCCGCTGCGCGACCGCCTGGGTGACGAAGGCGCCATGGCGTTCATCCAGCAGAAGTGCACCATCCTGGATGGCGACATCACCGACCCCCTGGTGGGGCTGGAGGAGGCGCAGGTCGCGGCGCTCACCGGGCAGGTGCACGCCATCGTCAACTGCGCGGGCCTGGTCTCCTTCAACCCGTCGCTGGAGGTGGGCCTCAACGTCAACACCCACGGCGTGAAGAACGCGGTGGACCTGGCGCTGCGCTGGAGCGTGCCGCTCATCCACATGAGCACCGCGTTCGTCGTGGGCAACCGCAGCGGGCTCGTGTTCGAGGACGAGCCGGTGCTGGGCTACTTCCCCAAGCAGGGGGAGATGGACGGGCGCGACTTCAGCCTGGAGCAGGAGCTCCAGGACGCGGAGAAGATCGTGGCCCGCCTGCGCGAACAGGCGGATGACAAGGCGCTTACCTCCCTCTTCCGGCAGAAGGCGCTGGACCGCCTGGAGGAGGAGGGCCGCGACGCCACCGACGAGAAGACGCTGCGCCTGGCCGTGGGCCGCGAGCGCAAGCTGTGGCTGTCCGGCGAGCTGGTCCGCGCGGGCATGGAGCGCGCGCAGCACTGGGGCTGGCCCAACACGTATACGTACGCCAAGCACCTGGGCGAACAGGTGATGGCCGGGACGCCGGGGCTTCGCTACTCCATCGTGCGGCCCTCCATCGTGGAGAGCGCGGCGCACTTCCCCTTCCCCGGCTGGAACGAGGGCTTCACCACGTCCGCGCCGCTGGCGTACGCGGGCATCAAGGGCCAGCGCGGCATCCCCGCGGGCGACCACGCCATCCTGGACATCATCCCGGTGGACCAGGTGGCGGGCGCCACGCTGGGCATCACCGCGCACGCGATGCAGGTGGAGGAGCGCCGCGTCTACAACCTGGCGTCCGGTGACGTGAACCCGTTCCTCGCCAGCCGCTCCGTGGAGCTGGTGGGGCTGTACCGCCGCCGCTACTACCGCAACCGCGAGACGGGCAACTCGCTGGTCAACGCGCTGCGCTCGCGCATCGAGCCGCAGCCGGTGAGCAAGCAGGAGTTCCAGCTGCTCAGCGCGCCCATGCTGGCGAAGGGCGCGAAGCTCCTGAAGAAGGCCATGGAAGAGGTGCGGCCCGCGTGGGGCGCGCCGCGCGTGCAGGCGATGATGGACAAGGCCCGCATCGCGCTGGACGAGGTGGAGTCGCAGGCGGACAGCCTCACGGGCCTCATCGACCTGTTCCTCCCCTTCCTCTGGGAGAACCGCTACGTCTTCCGCTGCGACAACACGCGCTCGGTCTACGAGCGCATGGCGCCGGCGGACCGCGCGAAGATTGACTGGGCGCCCGAGCGCATCGACTGGCGCGAGTACTTCCTGGGCACGCACCTGCCCGGCCTGGAGAAGTGGGTGTTCCCGGGCCTGGACGAGGAGCGCGAGAAGCGCACCGCCATCCCCGCGCACCGCGACCTGCTGGAGCTGTTCGAGGCCACCGTGCACGCGTACCGCCACCGGGTGGCGTTCCGCATGGCCGCGGGGGAGAAGGAGGAGCGCTTCACCTTCGGGGAGGTGCACCGCTACGCGGCCCGCGTGGGCAGCTACCTCATGGCCCAGGGCATCAAGCGCGGCGACCGCGTCCTCCTGGTGTCGGAGAACCGGCCGGAGTGGGCCATCAGCTACTTCGGCATCCTGCGCGCCGGCGCCACCGCGGTGCCGGTGGACCCCTCGCTCACGGAAGCGGAGGTGGTCAACATCGCGAAGCGCGCGGCGGCGAGGCAGTGCCTCGTGTCCGAGCAGGCCGCGGAGGACTTCCCCGGCCTCTTCGCGGCGCTCGGGGAGGGCGTGGGCGTGGCCAGCCTCGCGGAGGCCATGACGGGTGACCCGGCGTATCCGGACCGCATTGGCCCGGTGAGGAAGTCCGCCGCCGCGGACGACGTGGCGAGCGTCATCTTCACCTCCGGCACCACCGGCACGCCCAAGGGCGTGATGCTCACCCACCGCAACTTCGCGTCGCTGGTGGCGAAGCTGGCGGGCGCGTTCGACGTGGGCGTGGGCGACGGCGTGCTGTCCGTGCTGCCGCTGCACCACACCTTCGAGTTCTCCGCCGGCTTCCTCACGCCGTTCATGCGCGGCGCGGAGATCACGTACATCGACGAGCTCACGTCGGACCGGCTGGGCGACGTCTTCGAGACGGGCCGCGTGACGGCGATGATTGGCGTGCCCGCGCTCTGGCAGCTGTTGCACCGCAAGATCACCCAGGAGATGGCCGCGCGCCCGCCGGTGGTGGAGCAGGCGCTCAAGGCGCTGATGGCGGCCAACGGGGAGCTGCGCAACCGCAGCTCGCTCAACCTGGGCAAGCTCCTGTTCTGGCCGGTGCACCGCAAGTTCGGCGGCCGGGTGAAGGTGCTGGTGTCGGGCGGCTCCGCGCTGTCGGAGGAGGTGCACCAGGCCTTCCACGCGCTGGGCTTCACCATGCGCGAGGGCTACGGCCTCACGGAGGCCGCGCCGGTGCTGGCGGTGTCCGAGGCCACCAACAAGCGCGTGAAGGGCACGGTGGGCAAGGCGCTGCCGGGCATCGAGTTCAAGGTCCTCAACCCGGACAACGACGGCATTGGCGAGGTGCTCGCCAAGGGCCCCAACGTGATGGCGGGCTACTTCGGGGACCGCGAGGCCACCGAGGCCGTGGTGAAGGACGGCTGGCTGCACACCGGCGACCTGGGCCGCATGGACGACGAGGGCCGCCTGTACCTCATGGGCCGCGCCAAGGACGTCATCGTCGACGCCAACGGCAAGAACGTCTACCCGGACGAGTTGGAGGAGCTGTACCAGGAGCACGAGCACATCAAGGAGCTGTCCATCGTCGGCCTGCCGGATGAAGCGGGCGGCGAGAAGGTGGCGTGCCTGTGCGTGCCGGACTTCAAGGACCGCCCGCGTGAGGAGGTCCGCCACGAGCTGGAGGAGCACTTCCGCAAGGTGAGCGCGGGCATGCCCTTCTACCGGCGCGTGAAGGTGCTGCGCTTCTGGGATGGCGAGCTGCCGCGCACCTCCACGCGCAAGGTGAAGCGCAAGCGCGTGGTGGAGGAGCTGCAGCGGCTGGACCGCGTGGCGGCCAGCGCGGGCCGCGTGAAGGAGAAGGCGCAGGCGGCGCCCACCACGGGCGGCGTGTCGGACTGGCTCTACCCGCTCATCGCGGAGGTGTGCCACCGCCCGGTGACGGACGTGCGGCCGGACGCGCAGCTCATTGGCGACCTGGGCTTCGACTCGCTGATGCTCACGGAGATGTCCGTGGCGCTGGAGGGCGCGGGCGTGCCGCTGCCCGCCATCGAGGACCTGACCCAGGTGCAGACGGTGGAGGACCTGCGCAAGCTGGTGGTGGCCTCCGGGCGCCGGCCTTCGCAGGAGACGCGCGCGCGCGACATCAAGAAGGAGGCCGAGCGCGCGGAGGAGGCCGAGATTCCGGTGCCGGAGGCGGTGTCCGCGCTGGGCCGGCAGCTCCTGTCCTTCGGGCAGAAGGTGCTCTACGGCGGCGTCTTCGACGTGAAGGTGACGGGCAAGACGTTCATCCCGCAGAACCGCAACTTCCTCGTCATCGCCAACCACGCCAGCCACCTGGACGCGGGCCTGGTGCGCGTGGTGCTGGGCGACCAGGGCGAGCGCCTGGTGTCGCTGGCCGCGCGCGACTACTTCTTCGACACGCCGCTCAAGCGCGCGTGGTTCGAGAACTTCACCCACCTCATCCCCATCGACCGGCAGGGGAGCCTGCGCGAGTCGCTGCGCGTGGCGGGCGAGGCGCTCCGGCAGGGCTTCAACGTCCTCATCTTCCCGGAGGGCACGCGCTCCAAGACGGGCGAGCTGATGGAGTTCAAGCCGACGCTGGGCTACCTGTCGCTCACCTACGGCGTGGACGTGCTGCCGCTGTACATCCACGGCGCGTATGAAGCGCTGCCCAAGGGCTCCATGTTCCCGAAGACGAAGGAGCTGGAGGTGCACGTGGGCCCGGCGCTGGAGTACGCGTCGCTGAAGGCCCGGGCGCAGGGCATGGCGCGCTCGGAGGGCTACCGCTACGTGACGCACATCGCGGAGGAGGCGGTGCGCGCGCTGCGGGCGGGCAAGGTGCTGGACCTGGAGCAGGTGGGCGCGGACCGGGACTTCACCCCGCCCGCCCGGGCCCTGCCGGAAGGGAAGGACGCGTGA
- a CDS encoding lactate racemase domain-containing protein gives MRPLKTLQKLYDEESQVVITEKGSPPRALFYGEGFLQEDLPVGTRVIFPRPPLEGVPNVKAAIRWAINHPEGMDPLHALLKPGMRLTCVIDDISVPLPPMVTPDVRQSILEVVLELCADSGVDDVHLVIANALHRRMTEGEMKRMVGEKIFDAYYPDRYYNHDAEDPDGITELERTSHNEVVAVNRRVAESDLIVYVNINFVPMNGGHKSMGTGVTNYASLRHHHNPKTIRESDSYMEPKASALYTKNSRIGTVIDKTLKVFHIETTLNNRMFGAPTDFLAKKEEDYTEGDRLKFQALRYTLSKLPRAAARKVLNAIPAPYDVTGVFAGATEPTHAKTLEQSWKQYVVPVEGQSDIVIFPIPFVSPYSVNSILNPLLVQVMGLGYFYNLNRGVPLVKKGGVLILLHPAYDEFDPVQHPSYIEFFHRLLPETRDSMKLEHKYEKEFAENPSYVHLYRKGNAYHGVHPFYMWYWGENGRQHVGKVIVAGAENNHVPALLGWDRTDTLSEAIEEARGFMGRSASISLLRIAPTVMVDVK, from the coding sequence ATGCGCCCGCTCAAGACGCTCCAGAAGCTGTACGACGAGGAAAGCCAGGTGGTCATCACGGAGAAGGGCAGCCCCCCGCGGGCGCTCTTCTACGGCGAGGGCTTCCTCCAGGAAGACCTGCCCGTGGGCACCCGGGTCATCTTCCCCCGCCCCCCGCTGGAGGGCGTGCCCAACGTGAAGGCCGCCATCCGCTGGGCCATCAACCACCCGGAGGGCATGGACCCGCTGCACGCGCTGCTCAAGCCCGGCATGCGGCTGACGTGCGTCATCGACGACATCAGCGTGCCGCTGCCGCCCATGGTCACGCCGGACGTGCGCCAGTCCATCCTGGAGGTGGTGCTGGAGCTGTGCGCGGACTCGGGCGTGGACGACGTGCACCTGGTCATCGCCAACGCGCTCCACCGCCGGATGACGGAAGGTGAGATGAAGCGCATGGTGGGCGAGAAGATCTTCGACGCCTACTACCCGGACCGCTACTACAACCACGACGCGGAGGACCCGGACGGCATCACGGAGCTGGAGCGCACCAGCCACAACGAGGTGGTGGCGGTGAACCGGCGGGTCGCGGAGAGCGACCTCATCGTCTACGTGAACATCAACTTCGTGCCCATGAACGGCGGGCACAAGTCCATGGGCACGGGCGTGACGAACTACGCGTCGCTGCGGCACCACCACAACCCGAAGACCATCCGCGAGTCGGACTCCTACATGGAGCCGAAGGCGAGCGCGCTCTACACGAAGAACTCGCGCATCGGGACGGTCATCGACAAGACGCTGAAGGTCTTCCACATCGAGACCACGCTGAACAACCGCATGTTCGGCGCGCCCACGGACTTCCTCGCCAAGAAGGAGGAGGACTACACGGAAGGCGACCGGCTGAAGTTCCAGGCCCTGCGCTACACGCTGTCCAAGCTGCCCCGCGCGGCGGCGCGCAAGGTGCTCAACGCCATCCCCGCGCCCTATGACGTGACGGGCGTGTTCGCGGGGGCCACGGAGCCCACGCACGCCAAGACGCTGGAGCAGAGCTGGAAGCAGTACGTGGTGCCGGTGGAGGGGCAGAGCGACATCGTCATCTTCCCCATCCCGTTCGTCAGCCCCTACAGCGTCAACTCCATCCTCAACCCGCTGCTCGTGCAGGTGATGGGGCTGGGCTACTTCTACAACCTCAACCGGGGCGTGCCGCTGGTGAAGAAGGGGGGCGTGCTCATCCTCCTGCACCCGGCCTACGACGAGTTCGACCCCGTGCAGCACCCCAGCTACATCGAGTTCTTCCACCGGCTCCTGCCGGAGACGCGGGACTCCATGAAGCTGGAGCACAAGTACGAGAAGGAGTTCGCGGAGAACCCCAGCTACGTGCACCTGTACAGGAAGGGCAACGCCTACCACGGCGTGCACCCCTTCTACATGTGGTACTGGGGCGAGAACGGCCGCCAGCACGTGGGCAAGGTCATCGTCGCGGGCGCGGAGAACAACCACGTCCCGGCCCTGCTCGGCTGGGACCGCACGGACACCCTCTCCGAGGCGATTGAAGAGGCGCGCGGCTTCATGGGGCGCTCGGCGTCCATCAGCCTGCTGCGCATCGCGCCCACGGTGATGGTGGACGTGAAGTGA
- a CDS encoding HAD family phosphatase codes for MPAKAAFFDVDGTLVRTNIVHVYAYYATNRGSLRGIAGRTLGTALGLPVFGILDAVNRKAFNEFFYRYYSGLSEDRLVTIAEDMFEDVLKPALYEQTQDLIDEARRSGCRIVLVTGALDFTMRPLARHLGCDDVIANKMQFVGGKATGKVIPPIIEGANKANAIRAYCEREGLALNQCHGYSDSASDYAMLAVVGRPTAVNPDLRLRSLARAYNWPILDLK; via the coding sequence GTGCCCGCCAAAGCCGCCTTCTTCGACGTCGACGGGACGCTGGTCCGGACGAACATCGTCCACGTCTATGCCTATTACGCGACGAACCGGGGCTCGCTCCGGGGCATCGCGGGCCGCACCCTGGGCACCGCCCTGGGGCTGCCGGTGTTCGGCATCCTGGATGCCGTCAACCGCAAGGCCTTCAACGAGTTCTTCTACCGGTACTACTCCGGCCTCAGCGAGGACCGGCTCGTCACCATCGCGGAGGACATGTTCGAGGACGTCCTCAAGCCCGCGCTGTACGAACAGACGCAGGACCTCATCGACGAGGCGCGTCGCTCCGGCTGCCGCATCGTGCTCGTCACCGGCGCGCTGGACTTCACCATGCGCCCGCTGGCCCGGCACCTGGGCTGCGACGACGTCATCGCCAACAAGATGCAGTTCGTGGGCGGCAAGGCCACCGGCAAGGTGATTCCGCCCATCATCGAAGGCGCCAACAAGGCCAACGCCATCCGCGCCTACTGCGAGCGCGAGGGCCTGGCCCTCAACCAGTGCCACGGCTACTCGGACAGCGCCTCTGACTACGCCATGCTCGCCGTGGTGGGACGGCCCACCGCGGTGAACCCGGACCTGCGGCTGCGCTCGCTCGCGCGCGCGTACAACTGGCCCATCCTGGACCTGAAGTAA
- a CDS encoding NAD(P)-dependent oxidoreductase, whose product MNALITGAGGFLGTWLARALAARGDRISCLLRPTTDTRELAKALEGHPWTRVVGDVTDPASLAPAVEGVDVVFHLAGIRRAAVRDEFMRVNADGTRLLCEAMAALPQPRPRLVMCGSLASHGPSTPERPHVEEDAFHPHEWYGESKAEAERIAFSFQDRLPVTVIRPPRILGPGDRENLTFFKLGKQGVRLELTGGPRPLSLVDVEDVVDLLLVLAERPEALGEAFFCAGPERLTLEEMQEVGARALGFQTRTWRLSPAVLTALATAADGVTRVTGRKLPLNRKLARQLLAPAWTCSGAKAERLLGFRPRRGLAESITRSGEWYRAQGWL is encoded by the coding sequence ATGAATGCCCTCATCACTGGCGCCGGAGGCTTCTTGGGGACCTGGCTCGCGCGGGCGCTGGCCGCTCGCGGCGACCGGATTTCATGCCTGTTGCGCCCCACCACGGACACCCGCGAACTGGCAAAGGCCCTGGAGGGCCATCCCTGGACGCGGGTGGTGGGCGACGTGACGGACCCCGCCTCGCTGGCTCCCGCGGTGGAGGGCGTGGACGTCGTCTTCCACCTGGCCGGCATCCGCCGCGCCGCGGTGCGCGACGAGTTCATGCGCGTCAACGCGGACGGCACCCGCCTCCTCTGCGAGGCCATGGCCGCCCTGCCCCAGCCCCGCCCCCGGCTGGTGATGTGCGGCTCGCTGGCCTCCCACGGCCCCTCCACCCCGGAGCGGCCCCACGTGGAGGAGGACGCCTTCCATCCCCATGAGTGGTACGGCGAGAGCAAGGCGGAGGCAGAGCGCATCGCGTTCTCCTTCCAGGATCGGCTGCCCGTGACGGTGATCCGCCCGCCGCGCATCCTGGGGCCCGGAGACCGGGAAAACCTGACCTTCTTCAAGCTGGGCAAGCAGGGCGTCCGGCTGGAGCTGACCGGGGGCCCACGCCCGCTGTCCCTGGTGGACGTGGAGGACGTGGTGGACCTCCTGCTGGTCCTGGCGGAAAGGCCGGAGGCCCTGGGGGAGGCGTTCTTCTGCGCCGGCCCGGAGCGCCTCACCCTGGAGGAGATGCAGGAGGTGGGGGCGAGGGCGCTGGGGTTCCAGACGCGCACCTGGCGGCTGTCCCCGGCGGTGCTGACGGCCCTGGCCACGGCGGCGGACGGCGTGACCCGGGTGACGGGGCGCAAGCTCCCCCTGAACCGGAAGCTGGCGCGGCAGCTCCTGGCCCCGGCCTGGACGTGCTCGGGGGCCAAGGCTGAACGCCTGCTGGGCTTCCGGCCGCGCCGTGGCCTGGCGGAGTCCATCACGCGCAGTGGTGAATGGTATCGCGCGCAGGGCTGGTTATAG
- a CDS encoding SWIB/MDM2 domain-containing protein, translating to MAAKKAAAKKSAPAAAKKAPAAKKAAGRKPNAAFMKEMTPSSELAAIVGSKALPRTAVVSKIWEYIKKNNLQDAKNKRQINADDKLKPIFGGKKSVTMFEMTKLVNNHLS from the coding sequence ATGGCCGCCAAGAAAGCCGCTGCGAAGAAGTCTGCCCCTGCTGCCGCGAAGAAGGCCCCTGCCGCGAAGAAGGCCGCGGGCCGTAAGCCGAACGCCGCCTTCATGAAGGAGATGACGCCTTCCAGCGAGCTGGCGGCGATCGTCGGGTCCAAGGCGCTGCCCCGCACCGCGGTGGTCAGCAAGATCTGGGAGTACATCAAGAAGAACAACCTCCAGGACGCGAAGAACAAGCGCCAGATCAACGCCGACGACAAGCTGAAGCCCATCTTCGGCGGCAAGAAGAGCGTCACCATGTTCGAGATGACCAAGCTGGTGAACAACCACCTGAGCTGA